In bacterium, the following proteins share a genomic window:
- a CDS encoding RHS repeat-associated core domain-containing protein, giving the protein MGNHSNAISNQAGDTYYLMKDRLGSIINILDENETLKTTYSYDAFGDPTATYHSGQVDCMYRFTGRVFDDAMGNYFYRARYYNQSLGRFFSRDPIFSLQSLYAYCNNSPANFTDPSGTFSVPDPNPAGGGGDTGGGDASSGSTSDWSWTFHLPRASAGDPPAWQSSIDYDSDGDSGDGFDWLMFMELMDVYGFW; this is encoded by the coding sequence TTGGGGAACCACAGCAACGCGATCAGCAACCAGGCGGGCGACACCTACTACCTAATGAAGGACCGCCTCGGCTCGATCATCAACATCCTCGACGAAAACGAGACCCTCAAGACGACCTACAGCTACGACGCGTTCGGCGACCCGACCGCGACCTATCACAGCGGCCAGGTCGATTGCATGTATCGGTTCACAGGCCGAGTGTTCGACGACGCGATGGGCAACTACTTCTACCGTGCTCGCTACTACAACCAATCGCTTGGCCGCTTCTTCTCCCGCGACCCCATCTTCTCCCTCCAGTCCCTCTACGCCTACTGTAATAACTCCCCCGCAAACTTCACCGACCCGAGTGGGACGTTCTCTGTACCCGACCCTAACCCGGCCGGAGGGGGAGGAGACACGGGCGGAGGTGATGCTAGTTCGGGCTCAACCAGTGACTGGTCATGGACTTTCCATCTGCCAAGAGCAAGCGCTGGCGATCCTCCAGCATGGCAGTCCAGTATTGATTATGACTCAGATGGTGATTCTGGAGATGGTTTTGACTGGTTGATGTTTATGGAGCTAATGGATGTATATGGCTTCTGGTGA